In the Hypanus sabinus isolate sHypSab1 chromosome X1, sHypSab1.hap1, whole genome shotgun sequence genome, caatctgtctctgaatgtgaacaaaacaaaagggatggttgttgacttcaggaaggcacggagtgaccactccccactggacatcaatggctcctcggtagagatcgtaaagagcaccaaatttcttggtgttcacctggtggagaatctcacctggtccctcaacactaactccatagcaaagaaagctcagcagcgtctctactttctgtgaaggctgaggaaagtccatctcccaccccccatcctgtTACTGTTCATCAAACATGTCTGTACATTTTTTGCACAAATATTTTCTTTTTACAATCTTGTATAACTtccttcctgccgtctgggaaaaggctccgaagcattcgggctctcacgaccagactatgtaacagtttcttcccccaagctatcagactcctcaatacccgaagcctggactgacaccttgccctatcgtcctgtttattatttattgtaatgcctgcactgttttcgtACACTTTATgaagtcctgtgtaggtctgtagtctagtgtagctttctccgtgttgttttttttttacgtagttcagtctagtttttgtactgtgtcatgtaacaccatggtcctgaaaaacattgtctcatttttactgtgtactgtaccagcagttatggttgaaatgacaataaaagtgacttgacctgaGCGACCTCTATCAGACACTGTGTGACATGTTTGCCTCGAGTCACACTCAGTCAATGCCGCAATGACGTCACTCACGACTCACCAAAACTGTAACGACATCTGCAGAACTCAGTGAATGGGTTACTAATGAGGAAATACACTCACTGTCAATGGCTCCTTCCTTCACTGAATTAGTGAAGATCAATAAGCCCCCTGTCTCTGTGGGCATCAGAAGCAATGGCTCTTGATTCAAACTTTTGATAAACACAGGGTAGTTCCGCTTCATCTtttggggattttaactttctgtctttattattatttctgttttttcctttctttttgtatttgcacattggttgttgtccatcctgttgggtgcggtctttcattgattctattatgtttcttggatttactggaattctctgtaacttccgccacctccaacaggatcccactaccaaaagcatttttccctcccccccccttctgcttttcgcagggatcgcttcctacctgactcccttgtccattcatcccccccatcccttcccaccgatctccctcctggcacttatccttgtaagcggaacaagtgctacacctgcccttacacttcctccctcaccaccattcagggccccagatagtccttccaggtgaggcgacacttcacctgtgagttggctgatgtggtatactgcatccggtgctcccggtgtggccttttctatatcggtgagacctgacacagactgggagaccgtttcactgaacacctactctcggtccgccagagaaagcaggatctcccagtggccacacattttaattccacgtcccattcccattctgatatgtctatccatggcctcctctattgttaaagtgaatccaaactcaggttggaggaacaacaccttatataccggctgggtagcctccaacctgatggcatgaacattgacttctctaacttccgttaatgcccctcctccccttcttaccccatccctgacatatttagttgtttgcctgttctccatctccctctggtgcttccccccccccctttctttctccctgggcctcccatcccatgatcctttcccttctccagctctgtatcacttttcccaatctcctttccagctcttagcttcttcccaccccctccggtctactcctatcattttgcatttccccctcccccctcctactttcaaatctcttactatctttcctttcagtcctgatgaagggtctcggcccgaaacgtcgacagtgcttctccctatagatgctgcctggcctgctgtgttccaccagcattttgtgtgtgttgttgtttgaatttccagcatctgcagatttccttgtgtttgctaaatgaatctcagggtcgtatatggtgacataaatgtactttgataataaacttactttgaactttaaacttagaCACTTTCAGTCCACTGCCAAAATAAGAATACAAATGTCATTTTTTCTGTACACTGTAAATTTAACTGGTTCATGAAGTTtgaagtaatttattatcaaagtacatatacgtcaccatagaCAGCCCtaagattcattgtcttgtgggcatactcaatacagCCACAGAatgataaccataacagaatcagtgaaagatcacaccaactaGGCTgtccaaccaatgtgcaaaagacaacaaactgtgcaaatacatgtAACACTCTGGCTCTGTGGGCAGCGTAAGTCcggggaagacaatctctgaccCTGCCAAACATGTAAAATCCGAGGTGCAAaatctgtttgtgtggatgctgcatgatgtgtcaccctgttacaaatcagaaccacaaaataacagacagtacaccatatgcaattaaacaatttagctttataattcttaatttagttagtaaagtaaaacaaaaagaaaaaggcccattttaatgaaacagtctaatgtgcacaagttggagctcacagtttcccctcTGCTgatcctccatcgatttccccgggATTGGTCGACTCCCGGCCCCGCTCCAAGCCCACTCCTTTCTGGTGTCCACGACCTctctgttctggcatcttctctccccaGCTTCCACCGAATGAAAGACCCAGATTGCCTCGGTCTCAGGCACCAAGCACGAAAACACCTTCCTCTCATTGGACGGTTCACATTCCAAAGCCCACATTATCTCTAACCGTAACCCAatcactgcttctacagaaagaccattacattaacagtgaaacctttcccagggcgttacatgcaaaaaaaaataataaaataaataagcaataaacattgaaaacataaggtgaagagtctttgaaagtgagtccttaggttgtgagaacatttcaatgatggggcacgtgaagttgagtgatgctattccctttggtttaagagcctgatggttgaggggtagtaattgttcctgaacctggtggtgtgggtcctgaagctcctgtaccaccttcttaaaggcagcaatgagaagagagcatgacctggggtggtgggggtcggTGATGATGGACGTGGCTTTCCTGCATCAGCGTTTTGTGTAGAAGtgcccaatggtggggagggctttacccatgatggactgggccatatccagaaCTTTTTGTAGtactttctgttcaagggcattggtgtttccataccaggctgtgaagctGCCAATCAACATACTCCCTAccacgcatctatagaagtttgtcaaagttttagatgtcacaccAAATCTTTGCCAACTCCTAAGGTagtagaggcgctgccgtgctttctctgtaattgAACTTGCATGCTGgggccaggacagatcctctgaaataacacctagaatttaaagttgctaaccctctccactctGATCCACCAACAATGGCTGGCTCATGgaactctggtttccctctcctgaagtcaataatcagcttactgatcttgttgatgttgagtgagaggttgttgtgacaccactcatccagatttccaatctccctcctacatgctgattcatcaccacctttgattcagccaatgacagtcgtgtcatcagcaaactggaatatggcattggagctgtgcttagcctcacagtcataaagaCAAAGCGAATAGGGCAAGAAACTGAGTACTCAaccttgtgctgatggagatggtggaggagatgctgttgccaatccatactgactggagtctgcaagtgaggaatccCGAATCTAACTGTACtgaggccaaggttttgaagcttattgattagttttgtagggttcatagaaacagaaacatagagaacctataacacaatacaggcccttcggcccacaatgctatgccaaacatgtattgactttagaaattacctagggttacccataactctctatttttctaagctccatgtacctatccaggagtctcttaaaagaccctatcatatctgcctccaccaccgtcaccggcagcccattccacacactcaccactctctgcgtaaaaaacttactcttgacatctcctctgtacctgctccccagcaccttaaaactgtgccctcccatgctagccatttcagccctgggaaaaaacctctgactatccacacgatcaatgcctctcatcatcttgcacacctctatcaggtcaccacttatcctccattgctccaaggagaaaaggccgagttcactcaaccttttctcataagtcatgctccccaatccaggcaacatccttgtaaatctcctctgaaccctttctatagcttcctcatccattacagagacttggatggctcaggggcaggaatgattacttcaagtgccaggctctGGATGTTTcataaaggacagggagggaggcaaaagaggtgggggtgtggcgttgctgatcagagacagtgtcacaggtgcagaaaaggaggaagacatggaaggattgtctacaaagtctctatgggtggaagttaggaacaggaaggggccaATAACTCTGCTggatgtttttttatagaccaccctatagtaacaggggcatcgaggagcagatagggagatagattctggaaaggtgtaataacaacaggattgtggtgatgggagattttaatttcccaaatatcgattggcatgtccctagagggaggggtttagatggggtggagtttgttagctgtgttcaggaaggtttcttgacacaatatgtagataagcctacaagaggagagactgtacttgatcaggtattgggaaatgaacctggtcaggtgtcgggtctctcagtgggagagaattttggagatagtgatcatgattctatctcctttaccatagcattggagagggatagaaacagacaagttaggaagtatgtttaattggagtaaggggaaatatgaggttatcaagcaggaacatggaagcataaattgggaacagatgatctcagggaaatatatggcaaaaatgtggcaaatgttcaggggatatttgtgtggcattctgcataggtacattccaagtttacgaaatgttcaaaaaactaggtaatgatagagagctagaagattataaggctagcaggaaggagcttaagaatgaaattcagagagccagaaggagccatgagaaggccttggcggacaggattaaggaaaaccccaaggcattctgcaagtatgtgaagagcaagaggataaggcgtgagagaataggaccaatcaagtgtgacaatgaaaaagtgtgtatggaaccagaggagatagcagaggtacttaatgaatactttgctccagtattcactatggaaagggATCTtgttgattgtagggatgacttacagcagattgaaaagcttgaacatatagatattaagaaagaggatgtgctggagcttttggaaagcatcaagttggataaatcactgggaccagacaagatgtgccccaggctactgtgggaggtgagggaggagattgctgagcctctggcaatgatctttgcatcatcaatggggacaggagaggttccagaggattcgagggttgcagatattgttcccttattcaagaaagggagtagagatagccctggaaattatagaccagtgagtcttacttcagtggttggtaagctgatggagaagatcttgagaggcaggatttatgaacagttggagaggcataatatgattaggaatagtcagcatggctttgtcaaaggcaggtcgtgccttaggagcctgaatgaattttttgaggatgtgactaaacacattgatgaaggtagagcagtagatgtagtgtatatggatttcagcaaagcatttgacaaagtacccaaggcaaggcttattgagaaagtaaagaggcatgggatccaaggggaccttgctttgtggatccagaactggcttgcccacagaaagcaaagagtggtacTATATCggacatattctgcatgaaggtcggtgaccagtggtgtgcctcagggatctgttctgggacccctactcttcatgaattttataaatgacctggacaaagaagtggagggatgggttagtaaatttgctgaagacacaaaggttggaggtgttgtggatagtgtggaggactgtcagaggttactgcgggacatcgataggatgcaaaactgggctgagaagtggcagatggacttcaacccagataagtgtgaggtggttcattttggtaggtcaaatatgatggtcgaatatagtattaatggtaagactcttggcagtgtggaggatcagagggatcctgggatctgagtccatagaacactcaaagccactgcacaggttgactctgtggttaagaaagcatatggtgcattggccttcatcgattgtgggattgagtttaggagccaagaggtaatgttgcagctgtataggaccctggtcagaccccacttggagtactgtgctcagttctggttgcctcactacaggaaggacatggaaaccataaaaaagggtgcagaggagacttacaaggatggtgcctgaattggggagcatgccttatgagaataggttgagtgaactcggccttttctccttggaacgactgAAGctgagaggtgtataaggtgatgagaggcattgataatcagagcttttttcccagggttgaaatggctaacacaaaagggcacagttttaaggtgcttggaagtaggtacagaggagatgtcaggggtaagttttttacacagagagtggtgaatgtgtggaatgggctgctggtggcggtggtggaggcggatacgatagggtcttttaagagtctcctggataggtacatggagctcagaaaaatagagggctatgggtaaccctaggtaatttctaaggtaaggacatgtttggcacagctttgtgggccgaagggcctgtattgtgcagtatgTTTTCTGCATTTCTATGAAATTCAAGAACATACAAACAACCTTTTAAGTTAGGAGCACGCTGGCCCCTGAAGAAAGTGAGATTAGTGGATGAATGGTCTTTGAGCTGACAAATTAATTCTGTttattcctccacagatgctgactgcaCTGCATGTGTTTATATTCCAAATGTTCAGCATCTTCAGTTTATTTTATACTTTCTGCCTACTGACGTTTTTAGTTAAGAGTATAatgtatccaatttttttttattctggacATACACTGTGGGCTGTAGTTTTTTAAATTTGTCTCCCGTTCTGAAATCAGAAATTTGAAATTATTAATAACTGAGCTCAATGGAGGCAACCTATTCGGCACCCTCCTCCTGCAGCGCCTTCTACCGATGTTAAATCCGGAGGACCTCCCGACCCGGATGATTCCTCGGTCTTCCACGCCTTCCCGAGATGCCTCATTGTTGAGTTATGGCGGCGCCCGTTGAGGAGGACCCGGCTTCCAAACGCCCGCCGTTCGGAAATCGGTTTCTGACCGACCCAAGCCGAGTCTTCTTGCACAGCgcgtggtgaggggaagggggcagagagagaaagtatTTGTGTGTCGGGGGGTGGTTGTGGGAAGTTGTCCTACATGGCGCGTTGAGATCTTGGTATTgtatgggaagaaatgtgatcgggTAATCCGCCTTCATCCATTCCTCGACAAACCTCACTTTCACTCCCATCTTCACCACCAGCCTCTTACCCACCCCCCGCCCTCCACCAATTCAAAGCGCAGCCCACATTTTGTTATATCCTGCCTGTTCTTTTTCATGTAAATATTTTGGATGCCTTATTGTTCATGAACATTTAATAATGTTTGCGTTCTGGCTCCAAAAAACTTAGATTGGAGTATAGTGGTTAATTGTTTTATCTCTCGTGCCCTTAGGGATAATGTGGAGTGGAGTGAAGAACAAGAGGCAACAGCCAGGAAGAAGGTTGAAGAAAACTGCGCTGAAGTTGTGTCTTCTGAAAAAGGAGGTGAGTGAATCACATCAGCTTTCCTTGCCCAAGGAAGCTAGATTTCTTGACTATAGATCAGTGTAAACTTTACAGAGACATAAAATGGTCTAACAGACTGAATGGGCTTGCTTCCCTCCCCATCTCATATAATGTTCATTTTCTCATTTTGTCTGTATCAATTTCTTAAATTCATAAATTCAGGCTTATTATCTGTTTTCAATCATGTTACAGGTATGCAGtataattatttttaatttaaagcTGTTCAAATTAATTGTGTGGTTACATGTGCTGTAGAGACTATTTTGATGACACTAGTTTTCTTTCTTGCTTGCTTTGCAAACAGCGGAGTTTGAGAACAGAGCTAGTGACTACTGGAATGACTTCTACAAAATTCACGAGAACAGATTTTTCAAAGACCGTCACTGGCTTTTCACAGAATTTCCTGAGCTGGTTTCGAATTCAAAATCTTACCTGCTGAATCAATCCAGAGCTACAACAGTGTCAGACGATCATTGCCACACTGGCTCCAAGAACTGCCTTGATGGGAACTTTGAGAATGTTCATCATTCTCCCAAGCAATGTGCAGGAGAGCCAGTGAATTGTACACAAAAGCTGGAAATTTTTCAGGTTGATAACCTTGATTCAAATGATGGTGAAAGCACCAATAGACTTGTGGATGAAACTTCAGGAAATACAACACGGACACTGACAATTATGAGTAAGAATCAATTGTCTGATACCAGCTTCACAGAAACTTCAACAACATTCCATATACTGGAGGTAATGTGGGAAGCTGCAGCAGTCTGGAGGATTGTCTGTTAAACATACAATTAATTTCTTCACATAGTGGATAGCTGTGCTTTAATACTGTGCCAGCTGAAAGGGTCCCAGTTGGTTTTCGTTTCTGTTAACTGAGGGTACAGATTTCTTCCCACATTAAATATGGGCATATTTTTGTACCTTTTGAATGTAATTTTAAGCACACAAAAAAGTATGCACCTTAAGAGAGACTTCTGTGTGTTAAAAAAGTTATTGCCTGttacgccactggcatttagggcagcaacgaAAGtcatccatctctgtctgtctttggccatcttctctattgtgtccCAGATGTGGTTCAGGTTTACAATTCCAAAAACCAATTTTGACTTGGTCCTTCAtcctgtcagtagcttcctcttggttttcttttttgtttggtaatttttttttattgaagttcatcatcaaacaaacatttccgtaAAAAGTATTTCAgaaattgtacatatatatcacaaatctccacaaagtatttatctgaggtatactctTATAGAAAaattcctcttggttttcattactgtcagtcatgcaaattcTGGGTGGAGACttgggaataccgtcacactcagatgtcaaTATTGTTTCCAtaccaattttgttttaccagtcagggttgttagcctgactgaacccccaaacctggggGATCAGTGCATTGCTCTTAGTCTCACATCTatgctttgacctgtttggcatgagtgaccctaccaagagtcaaagcataaagccctgactccagccaacatagctctcctggtcattgaggcacacaagactCCAaactacaacaaggttgtggtcctcttggaagtgTGTTAGAAAAGGTTTTCTAATAATTATTTCTCTGACTCATGCTTGGGAAAAGGTGGGATAACCAAAGACCACTTTGATGATGGCAGTTCAAGCCTTTACTACACTAAAAAACAGATTCCTTGTTGTGTGGAATATTCCAGATCTTGGTTTTGACTATTTGGTAGTAATTACTTAGTAGCTTGATTTTTCTTTTGTTGATTTGTCTGATATCAGATGAACTGTGTCTCAATGTATTGATCAGTTGACTTTATTGGTATATGAATTAATGGATTGGTTAGTAACTTGGTACCAACTGTTATATATTTCCCAGTAAATAAGATATTTTCTCCCAGAAACTTAATTGGATTCTATATCtttaaatgctgtctgaccttacCACACACCATGCCTTTATTTGCACTTGTTGGGTCACATGATCTGTGGAGAAAGGAAAAGAATTAATACTTCAGGTTCATAGTCTTTCATCAGAAGGACATTAAGCAAGTTAACATCTCCAATGCAGCCTTTTCTATGAGCTAACTGCACATAAGTACAACCACAATGACTTGTGATATTGTAAAATTAATTCACAATAACATACAGCTGTGCTTTGTTTCATAAGAATTAGAAGCTTAGTGCATAAATACCCACTACAAAAATATACTTCCGGCCCTGATAATAAATACTTTTTTGGAGCTTCAGTAGACACTGCAGAATGCAGTTTTTTCCCCCAGTTCATAATGGCAAATATCCAAAACCAACTTCCAAGAAAACAAATCTGATCTCAAAAtaactatttttattttatttttagttttatttttattctacgtcccattcccattctgatatgtctatccatggcctcctctactgtcaagatgaatccacactcatgttggaggaacaacaccttatataccggctgggtagcctccaacctgatggcatgaacattgacttctctaacttccgttaatgcccctcctccccttcttaccccatccctgacatatttagtttttgccccccctcctcttttttctctctctctctctgcccatcactctgcctgttctccatctccctctggtgctcccctcccactttctttctccctaggcctcccgtcccatgatcctttcccttctccagctctgtatcccttttgccaatcaacttcccggctctagcttcaccccaccccctctggtcttctcctatcatttcacatttcccctccccctcctactttcaaatctcttgctatctttcctttcagttagtcctgacaaagggtctcggcccgaaacgtcaacagcacttctccctatagatgctgcctgtcctgctgtgttccaccagcattttgtgtgtgttgcataacaACTACATGTCTATTTAGTAGGGAATTCACGGAATACAACTTGGAGAGGAGAAAAGGAAAGGAAATGGAGGAAGCTGTAAATGAATGAATGTAAATAGTATCATTGAATCAGTGTACTTTATTTTGGAGTGGATGCTTCTAAAATGTATATAAAGTTCTaaaaatagttcaaagtaaaatttattatcagtacatgcatgtcaccacatataatCCTGACATTCTATTTTCCTGTGGGTATGCTCAGCAAATCTATCAAATAGTaactaaacaggatcaatgaacaacaaactgcatATAcgaatgtaaataaatagcaataaataacaagagcatgaaataacaaaataaagagtccttaaagtgaaaccactaagatgagaaaatctgcagatgctagaaatccgaggatctcagcaggccagacatcgtctatggaaaagagtgaacagttgaggttttgggctgagacccttcatcaggactggagaaaaagatgagaagtcagagtaagaaggtggaggaggaggagaaaaggTCCAAGGtagtaagtgataggtgaaaccaggagggggaggggtgaaagagataagggctggagaagggggaatctaatatgagaggacagaagacaatggaggaaagggaaggagcaccagagagaggtgatggacaggtaaggagataaagtgagagagggaaatgggaatggggaatggtaaaggggGGAGTGGGCCATTACTGGAagctcaagaaatcaatgttcctggcatcaggttggaagctaccaagactgaatataaggtgttgctcctccatcctgagtgtggcctcatcgtgacagtagaggaggccagggatTGATATATGGGGATATTGTTGGCTACTCGGAGATCCTACTTTTCTGGTGTGCAGTGCATAGGTACTTGGTGAAGCAGTTTCCCAATCtatatcaggtctcaccaatatacaggaagcCTCACCGGGAACACCGGCTACAACAGATGacacccaacagactcacaggtg is a window encoding:
- the LOC132384556 gene encoding tRNA N(3)-methylcytidine methyltransferase METTL2-like, translating into MAAPVEEDPASKRPPFGNRFLTDPSRVFLHSAWDNVEWSEEQEATARKKVEENCAEVVSSEKGAEFENRASDYWNDFYKIHENRFFKDRHWLFTEFPELVSNSKSYLLNQSRATTVSDDHCHTGSKNCLDGNFENVHHSPKQCAGEPVNCTQKLEIFQVDNLDSNDGESTNRLVDETSGNTTRTLTIMSKNQLSDTSFTETSTTFHILEVGCGVGNTVFPILQTNNDPGLFVYCCDFSSTAVELVKSNSGYDSSRCFAFVHDLCDTEASYPMPDQSLDIIILIFVLSAIHPYKMQAVIKRLSQLLKPGGMILFRDYGRYDMAQLRFKKGRCLSENFYVRGDGTRVYFFTSGELDELFTSAGLKKVQNMVDRRLQVNRGKQLTMYRVWIQCKYRKPFSGEERFPH